In Canis lupus familiaris isolate Mischka breed German Shepherd chromosome 9, alternate assembly UU_Cfam_GSD_1.0, whole genome shotgun sequence, a single window of DNA contains:
- the CAMKK1 gene encoding calcium/calmodulin-dependent protein kinase kinase 1, with product MEGGPAVCCQDPRADLVERVAAIDVAHLEEAGGGPEPARNGVDPLPRTRAASVIPGGASRTPLVRPSLSARKFSLQERPAGSCLEAQGGPYATGPASHISPRAWRRPTIESHHVAISDAEDCVQLNQYKLQSEIGKGAYGVVRLAYNESEDRHYAMKVLSKKKLLKQYGFPRRPPPRGSQATSGGSAKQLLPLERVYQEIAILKKLDHVNVVKLIEVLDDPAEDNLYLVFDLLRKGPVMEVPSDKPFPEEQARLYLRDIILGLEYLHCQKIIHRDIKPSNLLLGDDGHVKIADFGVSNQFEGNDAQLSSTAGTPAFMAPEAISDSGQSFSGKALDVWATGVTLYCFVYGKCPFIDDYILALHRKIKNEAVVFPEEPEVSEELKDLILKMLDKNPETRIGVPDIKVHPWVTKGGEEPLPSEEEHCSVVEVTEEEVKNSIKLIPSWTTVILVKSMLRKRSFGNPFEPQARKEERSMSAPGNLLSKDRCGEGGKSLELPGVQEDEAAS from the exons ATGGAGGGGGGCCCAGCAGTCTGCTGCCAGGACCCCCGGGCAGACTTGGTGGAGCGAGTGGCAGCCATTGATGTGGCCCACCTAGAGGAGGCAGGTGGTGGCCCAGAGCCTGCCAGAAATGGTGTGGACCCTCTGCCAAGGACCAGAGCTGCCTCCGTGATCCCTGGTGGTGCTTCAAGAACTCCCCTAGTCCGGCCCAGCCTCTCAGCTAGGAAGTTCTCCCTGCAAGAGCGGCCAGCAGGAAGCTGcctggaggcccagggtgggCCTTACGCCACTGGGCCTGCCAGCCACATCTCCCCACGGGCCTGGCGGAGGCCCACCATTGAGTCTCACCATGTGGCCATCTCAGATGCAGAG gactgTGTGCAGCTGAACCAGTACAAGCTACAGAGTGAGATTGGCAAG GGTGCCTACGGTGTGGTGAGGCTGGCCTACAACGAAAGTGAAGACAGGCACTAT gcAATGAAAGTTCTTTCCAAAAAGAAGTTACTGAAGCAGTATGGCTTTCCAC GTCGCCCTCCCCCCAGAGGGTCCCAAGCCACCTCAGGAGGATCAGCCAAGCAGCTACTGCCTCTTGAGCGCGTGTACCAGGAGATTGCCATACTGAAGAAGCTGGACCATGTGAATGTGGTCAAGTTGATTGAG GTTTTGGATGACCCAGCTGAGGACAATCTCTATTTGG tgtttgacCTCCTGAGAAAGGG GCCGGTCATGGAGGTTCCCAGTGACAAACCCTTCCCGGAGGAGCAAGCTCGTCTCTACCTGCGGGACATCATCCTGGGCCTTGAGTACT tGCATTGCCAGAAGATCATCCACCGAGATATCAAGCCGTCTAACCTGCTCCTGGGAGATGATGGGCACGTGAAGATTGCCGACTTTGGCGTTAGCAACCAGTTTGAGGGGAACGATGCTCAGCTGTCCAGTACAGCCGGGACTCCAGCATTCATGGCACCTGAAGCCATTTCTGATTCCGGCCAGAGCTTCAGTGGGAAG GCCTTGGATGTATGGGCCACCGGGGTCACGTTATACTGCTTTGTCTATGGAAAG TGCCCATTCATCGATGATTACATCCTGGCCCTGCATAGGAAGATCAAGAATGAGGCCGTGGTGTTTCCTGAGGA GCCAGAGGTCAGTGAGGAGCTCAAGGACCTAATCCTGAAGATGCTAGACAAAAATCCTGAAACAAGAATTGGGGTGCCAGACATCAAG GTGCACCCCTGGGTGACCAAAGGTGGGGAGGAGCCCCTTCCCTCGGAGGAGGAGCACTGCAGTGTGGTGGAGGTGACGGAAGAGGAGGTGAAGAATTCAATCAAGCTCATCCCCAGCTGGACTACAGTG ATCCTGGTTAAGTCCATGCTGAGAAAGCGTTCCTTTGGGAATCCATTTGAACCTCAAGCTCGGAAGGAAGAGCGATCTATGTCTGCTCCAGGAAACTTACTGTC GAAAGACAGGTGTGGTGAAGGGGGCAAGAGCCTGGAGCTCCCCGGCGTCCAAGAAGATGAGGCTGCATCCTGA